The following proteins come from a genomic window of Candidatus Eremiobacterota bacterium:
- a CDS encoding VIT domain-containing protein → MPYRDGSKEYLPLFEPEDFAEARGSGALSAIIAQSRKKVEFPLEKVEYIAHIADGIAWVEVRQSFRNPYDEPVEAVYTFPLAGGAAVNHFELRVGERVITGRARERVHARESYHEALRQGKRAALLEQERDEIFTMQAGNIPPGESVSVWLTYSERLPLYNDGFTEFRLPLVVAPRFIPGAPMGLDPSGRGVASDTDIVPDASRISPLALPAACCPAVKLSIEVLLRHHGNDGSSMTASTLTCSQHAITLSHDDGSVKVWLASTRELMDRDFVLRWRFAGEKLSSAFWCYRDKEKVYGMVTLIPPAEKCFTAAPRDVVFVLDRSGSMEGAKMKSAAKACALLLNTLGPHDRFAIQAFDDRVQWMTRGEALAWKQLFFSATEAGIARGEKYLRGLSARGGTNIFGALRSALDVLERDNLRKSAGVPVIVLITDGAVGDEMQITRYVRSRGEGVRIFAVGVDTAVNKGFLSHLASLGRGTASFVHPGDGLENALRSIAREIGEPVVTGLEARNHDGSLDDLSLAPGKIPDLFAGRASTFFFTMKKEGHIIIKGTCADGREFKELLAPCLEGPPAISHLWARLRLTDLEDRYFQDMQGSTEKEIIRLAMEHNLLSRFTAFVAIDEAEVASHPGDCIQVAQPVAYPAGWAAPSWSPSLSGGSGGGFIMVDLLPTERRKFGFSPVLAILIVLAAAALTVLSLYPALFNAVVLMVLGAVLPVFLLIKLWKWITTQYRLHRARCRGTVALQH, encoded by the coding sequence ATGCCATACCGTGACGGAAGCAAGGAGTATCTTCCCCTCTTTGAGCCTGAAGATTTCGCAGAGGCGAGGGGATCGGGAGCATTAAGCGCGATTATCGCCCAATCAAGGAAAAAGGTGGAATTTCCCCTTGAGAAAGTCGAGTATATCGCCCACATAGCCGATGGGATTGCCTGGGTCGAGGTGAGGCAGTCGTTCCGGAACCCCTATGACGAGCCTGTGGAGGCAGTGTATACCTTCCCTCTTGCAGGAGGGGCCGCCGTGAATCATTTTGAGCTCAGGGTGGGCGAGCGGGTAATCACGGGCCGGGCAAGGGAGCGGGTCCATGCGAGGGAAAGCTATCACGAGGCGCTCCGCCAAGGTAAGAGGGCAGCCCTTCTCGAGCAGGAGAGAGATGAAATATTCACTATGCAGGCGGGAAACATACCTCCCGGCGAGAGTGTCTCCGTATGGCTCACCTACTCAGAGCGGCTCCCTCTCTACAACGACGGCTTTACCGAGTTCCGCCTTCCTCTTGTGGTGGCGCCCCGTTTTATACCCGGGGCACCAATGGGACTTGACCCCTCAGGGAGGGGAGTGGCCAGTGACACCGACATAGTGCCTGACGCGTCCCGCATCTCTCCCCTGGCACTTCCCGCAGCCTGCTGCCCCGCGGTGAAGCTCTCCATAGAAGTGCTGCTCCGCCATCACGGGAATGATGGCTCTTCAATGACAGCTTCCACTCTCACCTGTTCCCAGCATGCCATCACGCTCAGCCATGACGACGGGTCGGTGAAGGTATGGCTTGCCTCCACAAGGGAGCTCATGGACAGGGACTTCGTGCTCAGGTGGAGGTTTGCCGGGGAGAAGCTCAGCTCAGCCTTCTGGTGCTATCGTGACAAAGAGAAAGTGTACGGCATGGTGACCCTCATCCCTCCCGCAGAGAAGTGCTTCACGGCAGCGCCCCGTGACGTGGTGTTCGTGCTGGACCGCTCCGGCTCGATGGAGGGCGCGAAAATGAAATCAGCGGCAAAAGCCTGCGCTCTTCTTCTCAATACCCTCGGGCCTCATGACCGCTTCGCCATCCAGGCATTTGATGACAGGGTCCAGTGGATGACGAGGGGAGAAGCCCTGGCCTGGAAGCAGCTTTTCTTCAGCGCCACTGAGGCCGGCATTGCCCGCGGGGAAAAGTACCTCCGCGGCCTCAGCGCGAGAGGAGGCACCAATATATTCGGGGCTCTCAGATCAGCGCTTGATGTTCTTGAAAGAGACAACCTGCGGAAAAGCGCAGGAGTTCCCGTGATAGTGCTCATCACTGACGGCGCCGTGGGTGATGAAATGCAGATCACCCGGTATGTGAGATCCCGTGGAGAGGGGGTCAGGATCTTTGCCGTCGGTGTTGACACCGCGGTCAACAAGGGCTTTCTGTCGCATCTTGCCTCGCTGGGAAGGGGCACTGCCTCTTTTGTGCACCCCGGCGACGGCCTTGAAAATGCGCTGCGCTCGATTGCGAGAGAGATTGGAGAGCCTGTCGTCACCGGCCTGGAGGCACGGAATCACGATGGGAGCCTTGATGACCTCAGCCTTGCCCCCGGGAAGATCCCGGACCTCTTTGCAGGGCGCGCTTCGACCTTCTTTTTCACGATGAAAAAGGAGGGGCATATCATCATCAAGGGCACCTGTGCCGATGGAAGGGAATTCAAGGAGCTCCTCGCTCCATGCCTGGAGGGGCCTCCCGCCATTTCCCACCTCTGGGCGCGCCTGCGCCTCACTGACCTGGAAGACCGTTACTTTCAGGATATGCAGGGCTCCACGGAAAAAGAGATTATCAGGCTGGCCATGGAGCACAACCTCCTCTCCCGCTTCACCGCCTTTGTCGCCATAGATGAAGCGGAAGTGGCAAGCCACCCTGGCGATTGTATCCAGGTGGCCCAGCCTGTGGCATACCCTGCCGGGTGGGCAGCCCCTTCCTGGTCGCCTTCGCTGAGCGGAGGAAGCGGCGGCGGCTTTATCATGGTCGATCTCCTCCCCACGGAACGCAGGAAATTCGGCTTCAGCCCTGTCTTGGCCATCCTGATTGTTCTTGCCGCTGCTGCCCTCACGGTGCTTTCTCTTTATCCCGCGCTGTTCAATGCAGTGGTGCTCATGGTGCTGGGCGCCGTGCTGCCTGTCTTTCTCTTAATCAAGCTCTGGAAATGGATCACGACACAATATCGCCTGCACAGAGCCCGCTGCAGGGGAACAGTGGCATTACAGCATTGA